One window of Stenotrophomonas indicatrix genomic DNA carries:
- a CDS encoding OmpA family protein — MIRNTTRNVALALMSAAVLSACATGGSYVQSDPYGNPTEQQNRTGRNALIGTAIGVAAGLLTGDSATERRQHALIGAGIGALSGAAVGQYQDRQERALRERTANTGIDVERQGDNIMLNLPDGITFDFGKSALKPQFYGSLNGVAGTLRDYNQTMIEVVGHTDSIGSDAVNNRLSKERADSVAQYLIGQGVQSVRIETLGAGKSYPIADNSTDAGRAKNRRVEIRVIPLKQ, encoded by the coding sequence ATGATCCGCAACACCACCCGCAACGTCGCACTGGCCCTGATGAGTGCGGCCGTCCTGTCGGCCTGCGCCACCGGCGGCTCCTATGTGCAGAGTGATCCATACGGCAACCCGACCGAGCAGCAGAACCGCACCGGCCGCAACGCCCTGATCGGTACCGCCATCGGCGTGGCCGCGGGCCTGCTGACCGGCGACAGCGCGACCGAGCGTCGCCAGCATGCGCTGATCGGCGCGGGTATCGGTGCACTCAGTGGCGCCGCCGTGGGTCAGTACCAGGATCGCCAGGAGCGCGCGCTGCGCGAGCGCACCGCCAACACCGGCATCGACGTCGAGCGCCAGGGCGACAACATCATGCTGAACCTGCCGGACGGCATCACCTTCGACTTCGGCAAGTCGGCACTGAAGCCGCAGTTCTACGGCTCGCTCAATGGCGTTGCCGGCACCCTGCGTGATTACAACCAGACCATGATCGAAGTGGTCGGCCACACCGACAGCATCGGCAGCGACGCGGTCAACAACCGCCTGTCCAAGGAACGCGCCGATTCGGTGGCGCAGTACCTGATCGGCCAAGGCGTGCAGAGCGTGCGCATCGAGACCCTGGGCGCTGGCAAATCCTATCCGATTGCCGACAACAGCACAGATGCCGGCCGTGCCAAGAACCGCCGCGTCGAGATCCGCGTGATTCCCCTCAAACAATAA
- a CDS encoding LysR substrate-binding domain-containing protein, translating into MSHDLNETLIFVKVVEQGSFIAAAKSLGLPKTTVSRKVQELETRLGARLLHRTTRRLGLTEAGSIYHEHCQRIARELEEAESAVSQLQSGPRGWLRFTVPYSIGITWIAPLLGQFHAQYPEIRLDMHMGNEKLDLIAGEADLALRVGALPDSNLVARKLGSLRTQVFASPAYIERYGEPLHPEELQFHRILAMRKPYHTGNSPRFTWQLGENGGELRDFPVTPLMTANDMSALNGALVCGEGLLLTGDVMAKPFVESGMVRRVLAGWTGPEVDFNAVFAGGRLVSPKVRAFVDFLVEKLNFDANYMLAQCPGAKLARQQQEQEEAALASSGKRILEKVAASAA; encoded by the coding sequence ATGTCCCACGATCTCAACGAGACGCTGATCTTCGTCAAAGTGGTCGAGCAAGGCAGCTTCATCGCGGCTGCCAAATCGCTCGGCCTGCCCAAGACCACGGTCAGCCGCAAGGTGCAGGAACTGGAGACGCGCCTGGGTGCGCGCCTGCTGCACCGGACCACGCGCCGCCTCGGCCTCACCGAAGCCGGTTCGATCTATCACGAGCATTGCCAGCGCATCGCACGCGAGCTTGAAGAAGCCGAAAGCGCGGTCAGCCAGCTGCAGTCCGGCCCGCGCGGCTGGCTGCGCTTCACCGTGCCCTATTCGATCGGCATCACCTGGATCGCGCCGCTGCTGGGCCAGTTCCATGCGCAGTATCCGGAGATCCGCCTGGACATGCACATGGGCAACGAGAAGCTGGACCTGATCGCCGGTGAGGCCGATCTCGCCCTGCGCGTGGGTGCCCTGCCCGATTCCAACCTGGTGGCGCGCAAGCTCGGCAGCCTGCGCACGCAGGTGTTCGCCAGCCCGGCCTACATCGAGCGCTACGGCGAGCCGCTGCATCCGGAAGAGCTGCAGTTCCACCGCATCCTGGCCATGCGCAAGCCGTACCACACCGGCAATTCGCCACGCTTTACCTGGCAGCTGGGCGAGAACGGTGGCGAGCTGCGCGACTTCCCGGTGACGCCGCTGATGACGGCCAACGACATGTCGGCGCTGAATGGCGCGCTGGTGTGTGGCGAAGGCCTGCTGCTGACCGGTGACGTGATGGCAAAGCCCTTCGTCGAGTCGGGCATGGTGCGCCGCGTGCTGGCCGGCTGGACCGGGCCGGAAGTGGATTTCAATGCGGTCTTCGCCGGTGGCCGCCTGGTCTCGCCGAAGGTGCGCGCGTTCGTCGATTTCCTGGTGGAGAAGCTCAACTTCGACGCCAACTACATGCTGGCGCAGTGCCCCGGTGCGAAGCTGGCGCGGCAGCAGCAGGAACAGGAAGAAGCGGCGCTGGCGAGCAGCGGCAAGCGGATTCTGGAGAAGGTGGCTGCGTCGGCGGCGTAA